In the Bacteroidia bacterium genome, GTTGGGCTAACGAATAAGATTGTTTGCGGAGTTGTTTCATACACAAGAGAATCACTTATCAGGCGCATATCCGGGTTATTCAGTTCAACCTTTCGGGCAAAAGTTGCGATTTTGGTGGCGGTATTGTAATTTCCAAACTGGCTTTTCATCAGCCCGTCAGAATTAGTGAGAGTTCCTCCGGTTGTGTAAAACGCTGTCTGAGAACCCCGTAAGTAAATTAAATGTTCTGTTTTTAAGGTTGTTTGGCCATCTGTAAGCGAAACATCGTTGTGCATATCGGCACGCCTTTCCGCTACAAGATAAGTAAGCTGTTTGCAGGTAATGGCTACTTGACCGGGAACTTCTATCTTGACGTGCCCAAAGGCGTTGATTATCTTAGAATCTGTGTTATGATAAGCACTATCGCAGTAGAGCAGCGTAGAATCTTGCTTTAAAATGACATTACCAATCATTTTGCGGATTGTTGAGTTTCCTATTTTTTCAAATATTAATTCATTGGTATTCAATACTTCAACAGAACTGCTTTCTTGGGCGCAGCTACTTAACCAATGATTTCCAAAATAAAAGAAAAAGCAAATTACGGCAATTTGCCTAACCAAGGTTTTCTTCAAAATAGTGTTGGCAAAATTAATGTATTCTCTTTATTGACAAATCGAATGGCTATAAGTTTTAGGGGATAAATAGGTTGATTTTGGTTACGATTTCCTGAATAGCTTGCCCTAAGTCGTCATTTAGGATAATTTCATCAAAGTAAGGGGCGAATGTAAGCTCATGGGCAGCTTTTTTGATTCTGCGGTCGAGTTCTTCGGGTGTTTCTGTGTTCCGTTTTTCAAGTCGCTGGCGTAAGACTTCCAGAGAAGGCGGCTGAATGAAAAAAGAACGTGCTTGCTCTTGAAATATTTTTTTCAAATTAATACCGCCTTGCACGTCCACATCAAATACGGCTGAATTGCCGTGTGTAACAATACGATCTACTTCTGAACGAAATGTACCATAAAATCTATCTGGATAAACTTCTTGCCATTCTAAAAATTTATCTTTTTCAATATAATAACGAAATTTTTCAATTGAGATAAAATAATAATCGCGGCCGTTGATTTCATAATTACGCTTTGGGCGTGTAGTTGCCGAAACAGAAAACTCTAACCTTTCTATTCTTTTCAGAACTTCAAAGACAATGGTGGATTTTCCTGCCCCGCTGGGAGCCGAAAATATGATTATTTTACCGCTTTGCTTAGGAACTTGTTTCATTGAGCCTACAAAGTTGAAAAAAGTTATGCTTGATAATGATTTTAAAACGGTAATATTTCGGAATTTGCGTGCTCATTAGATACTAATGCCTCGCATACTTCGGATTATTAACCGCTTAAATATTGGTGGCCCTACCTACAATGCTGTTTTTTTAACCAAATACTTAGCCCCTGAATATGAAACGTGTTTGTTATCCGGGCAGATTTTTGCCGGTGAGGCAAGTTCTTCTTTTGTAGCTGCCGAAAATGGAGTAGAACCCCGTTTTATTCGTTCTCTGGAACGAACCCCTAATCCTTTCAACGACTTTCTGGCTTATCGTGAAATCCGGCAGATAATTAAGGAGTTCAAACCGGATATAGTGCATACCCACGCTACTAAACCGGGCTTAGTAGGCCGTTTAGCCGCCTATCATGAAAAAGTACCGGTAATTATCCACACATATCACGGGCATTATTTTCACTCCTATTTTCATCCAATCATAACAAAATTTTTCCTGTTTATTGAACGTTGGTTAGCTACCAAAAGTACCGGAATTATCGCTATTAGTGAATCTCAAAAAAAAGAACTGGCTGACGTGTATCATGTGGCAGATTCGGATAAAATCCATGTTGTTCACAATGGCTTTGACCTATCAAAATTCACAGATAACCAAGAGTTTAAACGAAAATCTTTTCGTCAGCAATGGAGCATTTCTAATAATGAAATAGCTATTGGGATAATAGGACGGATTGTTCCAATCAAAAATCATCCTTTGTTTTTATCGGCTTGTGCCACGCTAAAGCAATTATGCCCACCCAATATAAAACTACGCTTCTTTATTATTGGAGATGGAACGGATAAAGATGCAGTGGAAGCACAAGCAAAGCACTTGGGTTTTACCTTAGGCTCCCAGCAACAACCTGCTGAACTCACCTTTACTTCTTGGATACGGGACATTGACATAGCTACCGCCGGACTGGATATTATCGTTTTATCATCCCTAAATGAAGGCACTCCCGTAAGCCTAATAGAAGCTCAGGCTGCCGCAAAGCCAATCGTAACTACTCGTGTAGGAGGTGTTGCAGATATTGTGATACCAAACCAAACAGCCTTTGTTACACCCTCAAGGGATGCCAATGCTATGGCAAACGCCCTACTTCAGTTAATAAAAAACCCTGACCAACGTATCCAAATGGGAAATGAGGGCAGAAAATATGTTATGGAGCGATTCTCCTACCAAACATTGGTTCAGAATATGCGTAGCTGCTATGAACAGCTATTTAAAAAAGCCGGTTCATAGAAAAAATCCAATGAACCGGCTCGCAAATAGAAGTAAGATACATTACGTAATGTATCTTACCTCCTTCTATTTGTGAAATATAGTTGCTAAATGACTATTTAATAGAGCCTTTGGGTTGGTTTTTATTCATTATTGTATTCGATTCCATGCAGCTCCATCGCTTTGTAAAGTAACAGCAGAATTAGCAGCTATATTAGTAGTAGCAGCACCGGCAAAAGGATTGTATGCGATGGAAGTGTTTATTGCTGCGACTGTTCTGTTTACAAGCACGTATATACGTCCCGGGCATGATGCTGCTGCCGGCAAGGTAATTGCACCAGCAGCGGTACGTATTACCGTATAATGTGTGGCATCTAAGGTAATAGCACCACCACTGACAACGATGCTTTTAGCGATACTACCAACTGTATGGAGGCTTGAGGTTGGGCTAGTGGTACCTATACCTACATTGCCGTTAATCATATCTATATTAAACATCTGCTTCCAAGCACTTCCATCATATCTAGAGATATAAAAATCATTTTGTTCGCCAACGGTACCCCAAGCATTAGAGCGAGCACCCATAGCCCAGCCTTTTGTTCCTGCATAGCCTAATGCTGTAGAGCCATTAGCATCATTTAAAGTTGTAAGATGCAGTGCTGTTTCTTGACTTGCACCTGTACCCGGGTTGGTAATGCCTAAATAAGAGCTGACAGCCCCTGTTTTATGTACCGACAAGGCATAAGCATTTGGTGGACTTGCTGTACCAATTCCCACAATTCCGTCTGCTGTGATACGCATACGCTCTAAGGAAGTAGCACTTGCATATGTTCCTACGGTGGAGAACACCAGGTTCGAAGGGCGAATGGTAGCAGAAAAAGTTGCTTCAGCATCACTGCGAATTTGGCTTTGATTATATTCCCAAGAAGTTCCGTTGTGCCCTCTGAAGACAAGTGCCCCCAAAACTTGCCCACCAGGAGTAACTGTACTTCCCTTAGTGCCCAATGATAGAGCAGAGTAAGCTGATATTGTTGGAGTAGCTACATTGGTATTGGTATAAAAAGCACCTTCAGAGTAGGTCCCGGTTCTTTCTATCTGAAGAGGAATAGCCGGTGCGGCCGTGCCAATTCCTACCGATCCGGCATCATTAACTATAAAGGCTGTTGCGCCGTTATCCCGCACCTCAAAATCTCCGGTAGAAGATAAGTTAAAAATAGTGTTGCTGCCACCGCTGTTTTCAAAAGTCAAGCTATTAGAACCTTGGGTTAGTGTTGTATTTGTTGTTAGGTTGCCTCCTAAGCGCACATCAAAGCCGGATAGCGTTAATCCGTTGCTGGCTGTGGTGGATTCTCCGGGTGGTAAAAATGCCCACGTTAACCCTCCACTACCATCATTTTTTAAATAGGTATTAGCAGCACCTTGCACACCCGGAAAATTGGTGGGCACATTGTTTATTTTAACAATATTACCATTAATATCTACTTGAAATTTCTCTACGACAGAAAACGGCTGAGTAGGTGCCGTAGTACCTATCCCCACGTTAGTATTTGCTGTTGCTCCGTTTTGGCCGTTTATGCTGCCCAGCACCATGCTGTTATTGGCTGTTACATAGGCTCTTGACCCAATAGCCGTAGCATTGGTTAAGTTATTACTGCCTGCATTAGCAAAATACCCTAACGCGCTGTTATTACTGCCGGTGGTGTTGGTAAGCAAGGCACTATCTCCAAACGCCGTGTTAAAATTACCGCCTGTATTATGGTATAACGAATAGTTTCCGCTTGCCGTGTTACTACCACCCGTGATGTTGCTGTATAGCGACTGAGAACCGCTTGCCGTGTTATAATACCCCGTGATGTTGCTGCTTAGCGAATAATAACCGCTTGCCGTGTTACTACCCCCCGTGGTGTTATTGTTTAGCGAAGAATAACCGCTTGCCGTGTTGCCACCCCCCGTGGTGTTTTTGAATAGCGAATAAGAACCGCTTGCCATGTTATAACTCCCCGTGTTGTTGCTTTGTAGCGATTGATAACCGCTTGCCGTGTTGCCACTCCCCGTGGTGTTGCTGTATAGCGAAGAAGAACCGCTTGCCGTGTTAGCCCCCCCCGTGGTGTTGCTGTATAGCGATTGAGAGCCGCTTGCCATGTTACCAGTCCCCGTGGTGTTGCTGTATAGCGATTGAGAACCGCTTGCCGTGTTATAATTACCCGTGGTGTTGCTCCACAAGGTTTGGTAGCCTAAGGCGGTGTTGTTATTGCCCGTATTGGCAGATGCATCGGTAGAACCGCGCAAAGCCTCAAAGCCCAAGGCTACATTGTAGTTGGTAAAGGAGCTGCCGGTATTATTAGCATAATACATAGCTCCGTTACCAATGGCAGTAGCGTTACTACCCGCTACATTATAGTAAAGCGCACCGTAACCATTTGCCGTATTGCTGCTGCCCGTAATGTTGCCGAATAGCGAACCATAACCGCTTACCGTATTATTATTACCTGTGGTGTTGTTGTATAACGAATAAGAGCCGCCTGCTGCATTATTATTACCTGTGGTGTTATTCCACAGCGTTTGATAACCTATTGCCATATTACCATCACCCGTGGTGTTGCTATATAGCGAATAAGAACCGCTTGCCGTATTATAATTACCCGTGGTGTTTTTGAATAGCGAAACAGAACCGCTTGCCGTATTATTATTACCCGTGGTGTTGTTATATAGCGACTGGACACCGCTTGCGATGTTACTACCACCCGTGGTATTGCTCCACAAGGTTTGGTAGCCTAAAGCAGTGTTGTTATTGCCCGTATTGTTAGATGCATCGGTAGAGCCGCGCAAAGCCTCAAAGCCCAAGGCTACATTGGCATTAGTAAAAGCCGTGCCGGTATTATTGGCATAGCGCATAGCTCCGTTACCAATGGCAGTAGCGTTACTACCCGCCACGTTGCTGTATAGCGATAGATAACCGCTTGCCATGTTGTTATTACCCGTGGTGTTGCTGAGCAGCGATTGAAAACCGCTTGCCGTGTTTTGATAGCCCGTGGTGTTGTAGAATAGCGAACTAACACCACTTGCCGTGTTAATACTGCCCGTGGTATTGTTATATAGTGAATAAGAGCCGCTTGCCGTGTTATAATTACCCGTGGTGTTACTCATTAGAGACCCGTTGCCGATACCTACATTGGTAATAGCTGTATTCACTAAACCAGCTCTGTAGCCTAAAAATACGGAACCGGTATCTATGCGCCCGGCTTGCATATTATTGACCTTAAACTTCAAACTCATTAGGTCGGTAGTACCTATAAAATTGATAGAAGTATCTGTGCCGGCGTTACCAAGTAAATCCCAGCCATTGCCGCCGGATGGTGCCCAACTGAGATTTCCGGAGCCGTCATTTTTTAAATAAGTATTGGCACCGCCTTGTATAGCCGGAAAATTGGTGGGCACATTGTTTATTTTAACGATATTACCATTAATATCTACTTGAAATTTCTCTACAACAGAAAACGGCTGAGTAGGGGAGGCTGTGCCTATCCCTACTTTTCCGGCATTAAGTTTAAGAACTGGTGAGCCACTATTTTCAATACCAAAACTATAGGAATTTTGTTCTATTGTAGTACCGTGGGAAAGTGTGCCTCCTAATTCATAATCAGACCATCCAAGGGTTAAGCCATTAGAAGCGTTTGGTGGGAGGGGAGGTGGAGGTATAGAGAGATATTCCCATGATAAATTTCCGGAGCCGTCAGTCATTAAAAAATTACCGAAACTACCTGTGTTTGCCGGGAAATTGGTGGGCACATTGTTTATTTTAACGATATTACCATTAATATCTACTTGAAATTTCTCTACAACAGAAAACGGCTGAGTAGGGGAGGCTGTGCCTATCCCTACTTTTCCGGCATTAAGTTTAAGAACTGGTGAGCCACTATTTTCAATACCAAAACTATAGGAATTTTGTTCTATTGTAGTACCGTGGGAAAGTGTGCCTCCTAATTCATAATCAGACCATCCAAGGGTTAAGCCATTAGAAGCGTTTGGTGGGAGGGGAGGTGGAGGTATAGAGAGATATTCCCATGATAAATTTCCGGAGCCGTCAGTCATTAAAAAATTACCGAAACTACCTGTGTTTGCCGGAAAGTTAGTAGGTACATTGTTTATTTTAACAATATTACCGCTTGCATTCACTTGAAATTTTTCTGCTACTGAAAACGTTTGGCTTGGTGCAGTAGTGCCTATTCCTACGTTTGTATTTGCCGTTGCTCCGTTTTGGCCGTTTATGCTGCCCAGCACTAAGCTGTTATTAGCCGTTACATACGCCCTTGCCCCAATAGCCGTAGCATTAGTTAAGTTATTACTGCCTACATCGGCTGAGTGTCCTAATGCACTGTTATAATTTCCCGTGGTGTTGTTTTGTAGCGAATTAGAACCGCTTGCCGTGTTATTGCCACCCTCGGTGTTGTTGTATAGCGAATTAATACCGCTTGCCGTGTTATAATCTCCCGTGGTGTTGTTGTATAGCGAACTATAACCGCTTGCCATGTTACTACCGCCCGTGGTGGTGTTGTATAGCGAATAAGAACCGCTTGCCGTGTTTTGAGAGCCCGTGGTGCTGCTGAATAGCGAATAATAACCGCTTACCGTGTTGTAATAACCCGTGGTGTTGCTTTGTAACGAACTAGCACCGCTTGCTGTGTTGGCATAACCCGTGGAGTTGCTGTATAGCGAATAAGTACCGCTTGCCGTGTTTTGATAGCCCGTGGTGTTGTTGTATAGCGAATAAGCACCGCTTACCGTGTTATAATTACCCGTGGTGTTGTTGCGTAGCGAACCATAACCACTTGCCGTGTTTCTATCCCCCGTGGTGTTTTTGTATAGCGAATAAGCACCGCTTACCGTGTTATAATTACCCGTGGTGTTGTAGTATAGCGACAGAAAACCGCTTGCCGTGTTATAATTACCCGTAGTATTACTCTTTAAAGCTCCGTTACCAATGCCTACATTGGTTTTATCGGTATTCACTAAACCAGCTCTGTAGCCTAAAAATACGGAACCGGTATCTATGCGCCCGGCTTGCATATTATTGACCTTAAACTTCAAACTCATTAGGTCGGTAGTACCTATAAAATTGATAGAAGTATCTGTGCCGGCGTTACCAAGTAAATCCCAGCCATTGCCGCCGGATGGTGCCCAACTGAGATTTCCGGAGCCGTCATTTTTTAAATAAGTATTGGCACCGCCTTGTATAGCCGGAAAATTGGTGGGCACATTGTTTATTTTAACGATATTACCATTAATATCTACTTGAAATTTCTCTACAACAGAAAACGGCTGAGTAGGTGCAGTAGTCCCTATGCCTACCTTAGTATTTGCCGTAGCTCCGTTTTGGCCGTTTATGCTGCCCAGCACCATGCTGTTATTAGCTGTTACATAGGCTCTTGACCCAATAGCCGTAGCATTGGTTAAGTTATTGTTACCTACATCGGCATTACGTCCCAAAGCGGTATTGTAATTTCCGGTAACATTACCCAAAAGAGAATTATTCCCTACGGATGTGTTGGAATTTCCAGTAGTGTTATTATAAAGAGAAGTTGTCCCAACAGCGGTATTAGAACTTCCTGATGAGGTAAACCACAGTGTTTGATAGCCTAAGGCTGTATTGTCAAGACCTGTGTTTAAAGCAGGAGTGTTCGGACCTCGTAGAGCCTCAAACCCAACTGCTACATTCGTATTGGTGAATGGAGTAGCCGTATTATTGGCATTCGCCATGGCTCTACTACCTATGGCAGTTGCCTTATCGCCTGCTACATTATAGTAAAGCGCCCCATAACCACTTGCCGTATTGCTGCTACCCGTATTATTGTAATATAGTGAAGTAAAACCACTTGCCGTATTTTCGTAGCCCGTAGTATTGCTGTTTAATGAAGTCCAACCATTTGCTACATTATAACTCCCCGAAGTATTACTGTATAACGAACTATGGCCAATTGCAGTATTATAGTTACCTAAATCATTACTATACAGAGAATAAGAGCCATTGGCGATATTTTGGTAGCCTGTGGTGTTGCTGTATAATGCTTGAAAGCCCGTTGCCGTATTTTCATAACCTGTGGTATTACTCTTTAGAGACCCGTTACCGATACCTACATTGGATTTAGGTGTATTCACCAAGCCGGCTCTGTAACCTAAAAATACGGAACCGGTATCTATACGCCCGGCTTGCATATTATTGACCTTAAACTTCAAACTCCTTAGGTCGGTAGTACCTATAAAATTGATAGAAGTATCCGTGCCGGCATTGCCGGTTAAATTCCAGCCACTGCCGCCGGATGATGCCCAACTGAGATTTCCGGAGCCATCATTTTTTAAATAAGTATTAGCAGTTCCTTGCGCAGCCGGAAAATTAGTAGGTACGTCGTTTATTTTAACGACATTACCGGTAGCATTTACTTGAAATTTTTCTGCTACTGAAAACGTTTGGCTTGGTGCAGTAGTGCCTATCCCTACGTTTCCAGTTCCATTTACAAATACACCCTCGTTATCTCCGTCCCCGCTTAGATAGTTGTTATTTAATGCTATATTTTGGGTAGCTGTATGGTCGCCCAGATTATCTCCGGAACCAGAACTTATATTTATCCATACAGTACCGTCAAAATATTCAAACTGATTTATATCTGTGTTGAATATCAGCAAGCCGGTTGCCGGAGATGCTATTCCGGATCGGGCTGAAGTGGTCATTCGAGGCACTAAAATACCCTTATCGCCTGACTGAATATCCAGCATAGCAGAGGCATCAGGGGTGAGTGTGCCAATGCCTACCTGCGCAGATACTTGTATAGCAAAACAAATTGACAGCAAAGCAATCTGTAAATACTGTAAAGGAGAGTTGTATTTCATCGGATGAATATTATACTAACGCAATATTACGTATTTTCCCGAATAAATGTTGCGTAATACGTTTTTTTAAAAAAAAATATCAGAACTATTTTTTTTCCTCAAAAAAAGATTTAACCTGTTTTCAATAAAAAAAAACACATCAGAGAAAAAGCTGTAAATTCGCGGAATTGTTTGGAAAAAAAATTATGAAAAAACTCCAATTCATCATTATTGTTTTAGTGTTGTTTTTTAATGCCCGGGCTCAGTCCATGCAGGATGCTTTTGGGTATTCTTGGAAGTCAGATACTTCTGCGGGTGGGCCGACCTATAACTGGGTAGATATTTCCTCTGGTTCTACGGAACTTACTGGTTTTACGGATGATAACTTTGTGGGGCCGGTTCCGATTGGCTTTAGTTTTCGTTTTTACTGGTTAGACTACAGTGAGGTTTATGTTGGCTCTAACGGCTACATAACGTTTGGTAAAGGCTACAATATCGCTTCAGGCTCTTCCGGTATGCCAAATATACCTACACCGGGCGTTCCTTCTAATATTATTGCACCTTATTTAGCTGACCTTACCTTTACAGATTCTACCGGCACAGCCATTCCTGCTGCAAAAGTTTTTTATAAAACTATCGGAACAGATTCATTTGTAATCACTTATCAAGATGTTCCATTTTGGACTGATGATGCTCCGGGGCATTATCGTGGTGCTTGTACTTTCCAAATTGTGTTAAGCCGCTTAGATTCTTCCATTACCTTAAACTACCAAAAATGCGTAGGTCCGGCTGATGCTGCCTATACTGCCAGCGGTAAAAGTTTTGTTACCCGCGGTATCGAAAACATTACCGGAAACGTAGGACTAACATTCCCCAGAAATGTTTATCCTGTTAATAATACAATCCGTATAACCTACCCGCCTTCAACTTCCTTTGCTGTAAAAGATATTGAAGCTTATTGGTGTTTTGACACCGACAATTCAGGTACTTTTACCGTTGCCGGGCAGCCGCTTACCTTAAATGCAGCAATCCGAAATACAGGAACAGTTGATATTGCGGATAATGTTCGTGTTATTGCAAATATTACAGATAAAGATTTTAATTTGTTACATGCTGATACCGTGATGGTTACAACCGGAGTTCTGAAGGGTACAGTAAATAACATAACATTTCCAAAGCCTTTTAATGCGAATACAGAAGGTAATTTTATCTATAAAATCACAACCAGTTTAACCGGAGACCAGTTTAACGCTAATAATACAACCCAGGCAGAACTTGTGGTCGTGGATACCTCTCAAAGCCCTGTTTTACTCCGTTTTGATGATGCTATATGGAGTTCCCAAGAAGATGATGCTGCGAGTTTAACAGTAGGAGTATATTTTAAAATGCCATACTACCCAATAACGATTTCCGGCTTAAACTATGGAATTATTACCGGTAAGCCAGACGATCCAAGTAAGGTTAATGGTTTTAAAGCCAAGATGTATGCAGACGGCGCAAACGGACCGGGTACCCTACTCTTCAGTAAAACAGTTCCGAAAGAAGAAGTATTGGTTTCAGAAGCCGTAGAAGCTGTTGACAACTTAGTTACTATTGAAACACCTATTGTGATTACTTCCGGTGGCGTGTATGTTTCTTGGGAGCCTGTCCTTGATGACTCTCTCTACAATCCCTTAGCTATGGACAACTCTCTACCTATCTCTAACCGCACCTTTGAAATTTCCGGCGGTGTATGGGCTCCATACCGCGATAGAACCACCAATGATATGGCTATCGGTTTAGTCGTTCAAACTAAAACAGTTAGCCGTAACAATGACCTAACTAAGCAAATGCACTTAACAGCTATTCCGAACCCTGCATCTAACATAACCAACATCAGCTATACTTTACCAACTTCCGGAAACGCAAGTATTATCGTTAGAAACGTGATGGGACAAGTAGTTTTCCAACAAGAATTAGGTAACCTTGCAGAAGGTAATCATATTTTTGAGTTTAATACAGAAAACTTAACGAACGGAGTTTATTCCTACGCTATTGTGATGAATGGCGGTCAGGCAAGCAGTAAGTTAGTAGTTACACATTAAACCATAAAAATCCATAAAAAAAGCGGCATAAATGAACTTATGCCGCTTTTTTTATGTAGAAATATTTGTTAGCTTGCTTAACTATCAATAGTGCGTGGAACTACTGTCTCTTTTTATTCAATATCTTGAAAATGAGCGTCATTATTCTGATGCGACTATTGCTGGATACATTTCAGATTTAAGGCAGTGGTCAGTATTTTGCCAAAAACAATGTTCTGATAACAATCCACTATCGGATGAAAAGAGTCTTAGAGAGATTTCCTCCCGAAACATTCGATCTTTTGTAGCGTTTTTACATCAAGAAAAGCTCACTCGAAAGTCTATTTCTCGGAAGCTATCGGCACTACGCTGTTATTTTAAATTCTGGCAAAAACGAGGTGTGATTTCTCAAAACCCTTTAGGGAAAATTCCACTTCCCAAAACAGAGAAGAGACTGCCTGTTTTTGCAAATGAAGAACAAGCAAAATCTTTATTTGAACTCCCCAATATTACTGAACCAACGTGGGAAGGCAAAAGGGATAAGTTACTATTAGAGCTTTTGTATGGCTG is a window encoding:
- a CDS encoding glycosyltransferase, with the protein product MPRILRIINRLNIGGPTYNAVFLTKYLAPEYETCLLSGQIFAGEASSSFVAAENGVEPRFIRSLERTPNPFNDFLAYREIRQIIKEFKPDIVHTHATKPGLVGRLAAYHEKVPVIIHTYHGHYFHSYFHPIITKFFLFIERWLATKSTGIIAISESQKKELADVYHVADSDKIHVVHNGFDLSKFTDNQEFKRKSFRQQWSISNNEIAIGIIGRIVPIKNHPLFLSACATLKQLCPPNIKLRFFIIGDGTDKDAVEAQAKHLGFTLGSQQQPAELTFTSWIRDIDIATAGLDIIVLSSLNEGTPVSLIEAQAAAKPIVTTRVGGVADIVIPNQTAFVTPSRDANAMANALLQLIKNPDQRIQMGNEGRKYVMERFSYQTLVQNMRSCYEQLFKKAGS
- a CDS encoding T9SS type A sorting domain-containing protein translates to MKKLQFIIIVLVLFFNARAQSMQDAFGYSWKSDTSAGGPTYNWVDISSGSTELTGFTDDNFVGPVPIGFSFRFYWLDYSEVYVGSNGYITFGKGYNIASGSSGMPNIPTPGVPSNIIAPYLADLTFTDSTGTAIPAAKVFYKTIGTDSFVITYQDVPFWTDDAPGHYRGACTFQIVLSRLDSSITLNYQKCVGPADAAYTASGKSFVTRGIENITGNVGLTFPRNVYPVNNTIRITYPPSTSFAVKDIEAYWCFDTDNSGTFTVAGQPLTLNAAIRNTGTVDIADNVRVIANITDKDFNLLHADTVMVTTGVLKGTVNNITFPKPFNANTEGNFIYKITTSLTGDQFNANNTTQAELVVVDTSQSPVLLRFDDAIWSSQEDDAASLTVGVYFKMPYYPITISGLNYGIITGKPDDPSKVNGFKAKMYADGANGPGTLLFSKTVPKEEVLVSEAVEAVDNLVTIETPIVITSGGVYVSWEPVLDDSLYNPLAMDNSLPISNRTFEISGGVWAPYRDRTTNDMAIGLVVQTKTVSRNNDLTKQMHLTAIPNPASNITNISYTLPTSGNASIIVRNVMGQVVFQQELGNLAEGNHIFEFNTENLTNGVYSYAIVMNGGQASSKLVVTH
- the gmk gene encoding guanylate kinase, with the protein product MKQVPKQSGKIIIFSAPSGAGKSTIVFEVLKRIERLEFSVSATTRPKRNYEINGRDYYFISIEKFRYYIEKDKFLEWQEVYPDRFYGTFRSEVDRIVTHGNSAVFDVDVQGGINLKKIFQEQARSFFIQPPSLEVLRQRLEKRNTETPEELDRRIKKAAHELTFAPYFDEIILNDDLGQAIQEIVTKINLFIP